Below is a genomic region from Streptomyces katrae.
CACGGCGAGGGACCCCAAGGCCGCCGCCAGCGCCGGGTACTCCTCCCCGCGCTCCCGCACCACCTGCCCGAGCACGGCCCCCAACTCGGCGTCCACCCCGCCCGCGCCACCCGAGGCCCGCTCCTGCTCCACGATCCCCCGTACGTGCCCGGTCACCAGCACCACCACGTCCATGGCCTCAGCCCCGCTCAGCCCCAGCCCCTCCAGCGCGGCCAGCGCCCGCTCCAGCCAGCCGACCTCCCGCGGCCCGAGCGCCCGCGCCCCCACGGTGGCGTCCAGCACCCACGGATGCGCCCGGTACCCGGCCAGCAGTTCCCGCGCCCACACCCCGATCCGCTCCCGCCAGCCGTCACCCGCCACCGCCAACGCGGGGTCCAGCCCCGCGCCCGGCTCCGGCAGGGCCGCCTCCACCATCAGCGCGACGAG
It encodes:
- a CDS encoding TetR/AcrR family transcriptional regulator, with the protein product MADGQWGAAVRLLWGPPVTPARGPRRGLTVEQIAVAGVGIADADGLGGVSMQGVAAELGVTKMALYRYVPGKAELVALMVEAALPEPGAGLDPALAVAGDGWRERIGVWARELLAGYRAHPWVLDATVGARALGPREVGWLERALAALEGLGLSGAEAMDVVVLVTGHVRGIVEQERASGGAGGVDAELGAVLGQVVRERGEEYPALAAALGSLAVHGGQEQGLEFGLERILDGVGLLVERRAGR